A part of Nodosilinea sp. FACHB-141 genomic DNA contains:
- a CDS encoding FAD-binding oxidoreductase, whose translation MSPKERQHGYGEAIEILASKIRGELILPGHPAYEAGRKVWNGSFDRYPAAIVRCVDAEDVRTAVNIAREHGMALSVRSGGHSAAGHGTNTGGLVIDLSQMKTITIDSVHHTARLEPGLTWGEVAEKLQPFGLALTAGDVASVGVGGLLLSGGIGWMVRAYGLTIDRIQAVELVTADGQLVRASADEHTELFWGLRGGGGNFGIATAFEVNLHPGGTVLGGAVFYEATEAERILQEYTRLAAAAPDELSTEVLVMLAPPAPFIPPDKQGTPVVGIMVCYTGDISEGEQVVAPLRQLATPIADLIAPMPYSAMFALTAVGEIPGFQHHSRSQFFETFSNGMIHAFVEASQSIMSPETLITLRVLGGAMSRVAPEATAFAHRDKQGMVLVSHFAPLSADAASLDARTKRVFRALLPYANGAYVGFLADEGERIHEVYPPDTYARLVALKNQYDPTNLFDRNQNIKPTATQAMLVTSVNS comes from the coding sequence ATGTCTCCAAAAGAGAGGCAGCATGGCTACGGAGAAGCGATCGAGATACTTGCCTCGAAGATCCGGGGTGAGCTAATCCTTCCTGGCCACCCTGCTTATGAAGCAGGGCGAAAAGTTTGGAATGGTAGCTTTGATCGCTATCCTGCTGCGATCGTTCGCTGCGTGGATGCGGAAGATGTCAGAACTGCCGTCAATATTGCACGTGAGCATGGAATGGCGCTCTCCGTGCGTAGCGGAGGACATAGTGCCGCCGGACATGGCACTAACACCGGTGGGCTGGTGATCGATCTCTCCCAGATGAAGACGATTACGATTGACTCGGTACACCACACAGCCCGTCTGGAACCCGGTCTGACCTGGGGTGAAGTTGCCGAAAAGCTCCAGCCCTTTGGATTGGCATTGACGGCAGGCGACGTTGCCTCCGTGGGTGTAGGTGGTTTGCTGCTCAGCGGCGGCATCGGTTGGATGGTCCGCGCCTATGGTTTAACCATCGATCGCATACAAGCCGTGGAACTGGTTACAGCTGATGGACAATTGGTGCGTGCCAGTGCGGATGAGCATACCGAACTGTTTTGGGGACTGCGCGGCGGCGGTGGCAACTTCGGCATTGCAACGGCTTTCGAGGTAAACCTGCACCCAGGTGGAACGGTTCTGGGCGGTGCCGTCTTTTATGAGGCAACCGAGGCAGAGCGTATCCTGCAAGAGTACACCCGTCTAGCAGCGGCAGCACCCGATGAACTTTCCACTGAAGTTTTGGTCATGCTGGCACCGCCTGCCCCCTTCATTCCCCCCGATAAACAGGGAACCCCAGTCGTCGGGATTATGGTCTGCTACACCGGTGACATCAGCGAGGGTGAGCAGGTTGTCGCTCCCCTCCGTCAGCTTGCCACCCCAATTGCCGACCTGATCGCGCCCATGCCCTATTCAGCTATGTTTGCGCTTACAGCGGTTGGTGAAATCCCTGGCTTTCAGCATCATTCGCGATCGCAATTCTTCGAGACCTTCTCAAACGGGATGATCCACGCGTTCGTTGAAGCATCTCAGTCCATCATGTCCCCCGAAACGCTGATTACCCTGCGAGTCCTGGGTGGCGCGATGAGCCGGGTCGCACCCGAGGCGACAGCCTTTGCTCACCGCGATAAACAGGGCATGGTGTTGGTCTCTCATTTCGCACCGCTGTCGGCCGATGCGGCCAGTCTCGATGCCCGCACCAAGCGAGTCTTTCGAGCGCTCTTACCCTACGCTAACGGGGCTTATGTGGGCTTTCTGGCAGACGAGGGAGAGCGGATTCATGAGGTCTA